The following is a genomic window from Bos taurus isolate L1 Dominette 01449 registration number 42190680 breed Hereford chromosome 11, ARS-UCD2.0, whole genome shotgun sequence.
tgtTCTTTACATTAACACGTTTttagtgaataaatatttgataaccttttattttaaatataacattaaTATGTGtaacccacataaacaaaaggtcttgagaccaaaaagtttgagaacttTTCTTTCCAGTAGGCATCCAGTACCCTGTGAACATTACTGCTGATAGGCCCGGTTGCTTCATTCCCTGGCACACTCAATGCATATTTCACTTTAAATATGATTCAACAGATCATCTGCAAAAAGCTTCTTAAACTTATTTTCAGGCAAGAGGATTTAATCTGACAGTGAAATACTGAAGTCGAACCAGTTTTAGTTAAAAATCTAAGATGTGAAGCAGGTTTTCCTTAGTGACATCTAACGTAATAAACAATCCTTTAACATATAAACAGGCCAACTGATGTATGAAATAGAAAACCACACTTCACATGacgcattttaaaaatgttaattagtAATGTGACAACATCAGCACTAGATTCTATGTGAGTGGTGTCAAACAAACGGCTCACTCCAAATGTCAGCTAAAAACAAACCCCtagtttttcaaagaaaataaagtagggAATAAACAGGTTCctagagaaaaaagaattcttttaaatctacacattttgaaaatgttgaaATATGAGTTGGCACATATGATACTGACATTATACTAAACTacaattttattcttaaatgaaAGTACATCCCAGATACTGTTAATATTCGATTGTTGGAGTATGCAAATCGGGAACACTTCTGAGGTTTAGGTATAGCTGTGGTAAAAGCAGACCCTTTCAGCCTTATGATTGTATCTCAGATATAAGAAAATTACATTGATGCTTTTAACCTGCCATGTATAATTTTCTAATGtattgccatttaaaaaatctgagaCAGCTAACATTTAAACACATCATTGCTGTTTGGGAATGATATTTGAATGGAAGATGCTGTGCACGTATTTCTTACTTTATACCATATTAAGACTTTAAATGATAAGTTATTGAATATATCTTATGTTGAATAAATGGTATttgaaaataagtatatttttctttctgagtagCCTTCTGGAAAAAGTTAACTGAATATAGTTTCCAGTAATAGTTTACTTTCCTAACTtgtacttattttaaaatctcatcaGCAGGGAATTAAAACAGTGCAAAACCCAGCAAATCTGACCTTCccttgttttgatttgcatgtccaCTTATGACCATCATTTTTGGGGAAACTTTCCACTTAGTGTATCAAAGATCAATGCTATGAAAGTTCTTTAAAAGGTTCAGCGGTTTTTTTGAGTCTCTGAATGATTACAGCATTCTGTAAATCAGCTTCTTCCAGTGTGAGTGTTTCATCTAGCAATTTGAGGAAAGGAAGAgcagttgccagggaaaagggagGACTCCTCTGAGATCCCTGGTATTTTTCGATGAAGTCTTTGATGTGGCTTATCCTGTAAAATAGCACAAACTATTAATGTAATTTTATGAAAACCTGAATTAGCTAATTTAACTTCAAGTGAAGTCTGGGATTTTCTTAAACATAATTTAGTGGGAACTTAGTGATGGATCATTATATCTTCTCTTTGCTTTTGCATATGCCTAAAAACTTCTATAACAGAAAAATCAACATAACTAGCTCTGAATGGATCAGAAACGGTCCAGTCAGTAACCCTACACAGACATGGGCTTTATCTCTTCCATACCAGGTGATGTTGTACTGCAAATCTAGTTAAGAAAACACTTAACCTGGTGCAGGCCTATTTTCAGTTAGTATCATGAATACTATAATGTAATATAATCACTGCAATCTTAAAGGCAGCTCAGTTATATACATGTAAGTATATGCGTGTATACTtaaagagggagaggacatatacAGTTCATCAAAAATAATTAACACAGATTTATAACAGATTTCTCTCTTGCACAAAAGGAAACAGATATGATCACGGAAAGGCAAATAGGATATATTGGCATATGTTTTGAGCGAGGTAGTACataagttcggagaaggcaacggcaccccactccagtactcttgcctagaaaatcccatggacggaggagcctggtaggctgcagtccatggggtcgctaggagtcggacacgactgagtgacttcactttcacttttcactttcatgcattggagaaggaaatggcaacccactccagtgttcttgcctggagaatcccagggacgggggagcctggtgggctgctgtctatggggtcacacagagttggatacaactgaagtgacttagcagcagcagcagtacataagTTATTTTACTATTACTATTTTAACCAagcacatatgtatataatattttacGTGTATAATATCCCCTTCccaaattttaaatgcttttaaataaagaagaaaacctaCAAACAATATGTTCctactttaaataaaatgaaaaaaattaagaagaaatgaatgaCTAGAAAAATGTATCAAAGTAGTAGTAGTGATGATCTCTAGGTGATGAAATTTAaattgacttcactttctttcaggactttcctgtattttcattctttttatacaaTTAACAGGAAAATACACACATAATGCTAAAAGGTCTACTTAAAAACatattgaaaataattcttttaaaattatatatctaGTTAAGCCAGAAAACTaatgaaataagtaaaaaaaaaaaatttcaattaacGTCCAAGAATTTCCATTGTCATGATACATTATGTTTAGAGAACTATTCATTAAGATCCTTGGTTAGTTCTTAAAAATAACTATTGACTGActtgaaaagaagaaatattattaaaactCAGGGGGGGAAATCAGACAAATAATGAAATAGAAGACTCACCTATGAGAAATGTTAAATTTCTGGACAATCCTTTTCCCGTTGGCTAACCAGATCTGTATATTAGTGATGGGTTCCAGATTGTTTAGTGGGACAGCAGACAACTTATTTTTATTCTCAACTTCAATATTCTTTGCTTTAGAAACAATTTTTGGTGTAGCACTAGGAAAATCCAGACAGGTCAGATGGGTGTTTTTCAGTAAGCAGAACTTTATCATTAAACAATTATTCTAAAACCTTTACAGGAAGTATAGATTTTAGGAAGATTTTAGCCAGTCACGGCTGTTCCCCCATAAATAACACATAAATATATTAGTATCAGTTGTATCTGTCATAGATGATGATTATAGGAATTTAATGAAATTATGCATATCCAAGTAATATGTAAGACTATAGAGTGTTATATAAGTATACCTGAAGACTATTTAAGTACATATGTATTTGAATAGTGCCTTTCAGAACAATTTTATAGTGCTGACAGATCCATGGACCTTACCTATGTCCCAggttaaaatttctagaagaaataaGTTCTCTGTAGAGAATAGTCCTTGGGTTATAAACGAAATAAAGTATTTCGTCATCACTCTGAAGGTcacatttcaatatttttatacttgtggatgaatatgcatgtatataccTTACCAATCTTGATAATTCATATATGAgaattcataaaaataagaaGCAATCCTATATTTAATGTCTTTGCACATTCTGTCACAGGCATAACTAGATAAGATGAAGACTGCAAAGTCTGAAAATAATTAAAGACTCTGATACTAACTTTATCAGGCATTATTTCACTTGTATTACTTCAAAATTCAGATACTGATTGGAGGAATGCAATGCTGAAGGCACTGGTTACAGAATACTATCTCCCAAAGCTAGCCTATATACCCTGTGACATTAATGGCAAAGCTCAGGTGGTGGGTGCAAGGGAGAAAAAATGATTTACCCACACAATTTTGTCCAATGTCCTTATTAAACCAGGCCCTTTTGATCTGATAAAACCAAAAAAAGCCTTCATGATTTTTAAGTGTAGTGTCAGCTTGTGTTAATTTACACTAAGGTGAATATGATTTAGAAGTTCTCATAAAagttaacatgaaaaaaaatctcattttcagtGGGAGAAATGATAAACTCTATATATGTGGTCTACATAGTGAAATAATTAAAAGCCGAATATTAGTCAAGCCTCTGCTTATGAAAAGCACAGATCATGAGCCCACTCACCTTCCCAGTCTGTGACCTTGTCCTGAGAAGGGCTGGAACACAGGCTTTGTTGACATACAtacttcatttttcttatctTCAACTTTAACATCCACCTCCTCTTTATCAAAAACTCCCTGTAATTCTAAAGGTAATTCCCTTGGAAAGTAAAGAAAGGAAACTAAGAAGCTACTAATATCCCTTTTGTTTCTCTGAAAAACATATTCTAcatgcaaaaagaataaaaaaatatagaaataagaggcatataatattctatataataaaaactatatctatttaaaatagtagagttaaaaataatacaattagaTAATATGAATATCAAAAGCCAAGAACAAtatggaaaaattttttaattaatttatttttttattgaaggataattgctttatagaattttgttgtttctgtcaaacctcaacatcaatcagccataggtatacatatatcccctctcttttgaacctccctcccatctccctccccatcccatccctctaggttgatacagaaaccttgtttcagtttcctgagccatatagcaaattcccccgttggctatctattttacatatggtaatgtaagtttccatgttactctttccatacatctaaccctctcctcccctctccccatgtccataagtctattttctatgtgtTTCTCCAccgctgccctgtaaataaattcttcagtaccattttttagattccatatatatgcattgctgctgctgctaagtcacttcagtcgtgtccgactctgtgcgatcccatagacggcagcccaccaggctcccccgatcctgggattctctaggcaagaacactggagtgggttgccatttccttctccagtgcataaatgtgaaaagtcaaagggaagtcgctgagtcagaacatgatatttgtctttctctttctgacttactctgtataataggttctaaggTTCATTCacttcattaggactgattcaaatgtgttcctttttatggtagaattttaaaacttcaaattcATGAACAGCTTGAGCTATTCAGTTTGTCCAGAGTAACACTGAAGTCACAAAACATTTGATGACTACATACTGCTAACATTAAACAATTTGATCACTTTCATAGGTATCTAAATAGGATTAATAATGTGCAAGAAAAATCAagatcttatttcatttttaaaaatgaaaatatagctACATGCTTGTTCCAGAAAAGCAAgacaaaaaatacaaatacaaattgaCTTACACAGTAACAGTCCCCTCCCTCCAAAGTGACTGTCCTTAGAATTCCTCTCTTGATAAAAAACTGGGGTGAGTCTCCTAAATTTTTTCTCTCTATATAGTAAAATACCACAGATTTGTAATTTTTCCCAAGATGGTATTATTCTATACACACTATTCTGTATTTTGCATACTGCTATTCTGTTTTAAAGTAGATCAAGTACAAACATACAAAAtactcttttcatctttttctaacTGATTTGTAAGAAATCTGTATATATTCCATTTACAGGATATAAGTGCAACAAGTATTCCCAGTTTGGCAATTGATTTTACATAATCAAATTTATCTTTCTTATATTGCTTCTGAGATTCATGCCAACTATAGTTATatgcaacaacacagatgaatatcccaaagaaataaactgagtagacacaaaaattaaacacattccatttatatagagttcaaaaatcagataaaatgaaaaaagcctaaagaaaaacataaagctatttaaaaaagcaaagaacaaattACCACTGAACTTAGGATAGCATTACTTTTGTGATATTCCTACCAATAAAGTGTACTTTAGTCTTATCAaggattgttgttatttagttgctaaatcatgtctgactcttttgtcaccccatggactttagcccaccaggcttctctgtccattggatttttgaggccagaatactggagagggttgccatttccttctctaggggatcttcccactcagggatcaaaaccatgtcacctgcattggcgggtggattctttaccactaagctacttGGAAAGGTGGCTATCATGAATTAAAAATGGGACAAATCTGAATTGAGAGACATTCTATATAATTTGGGCTCATAATCTTCAAGTGTCAAGGTCactgaaaaaagacaaaaacaaaaactcaggaaCTGTTCCCTcttgaagaaatgaaagagacatgaCATTTAAAAGCAATAAGTAATTCTGAATTGGATGCTTTTGCTATAAAGGATAGTATTAAGATAAATAGCGACTCTTGAAAATGTCTGACAATTAAATGATAATCATACATTAATAGATGGTTGTGTTGTGGTTACAGAGGTAAatatatttcccttttttttaaaggatagtaTTAAGATAAATAGCGACTCTTGAAAatgtttgaggattaaatgataatCATACATCATTAGATGGTTGTATTGTGGTTACATAGGAAaatacatttccttcttttttttcctataaaaaatacaaactattCTGGATGAAGAAGCATTACTTTGGCAACTCACTCTCAAATGCTTTTAGAAAAGTTCTTGGTACTTCACTTATGACTTTTGTATAAgtttgaaaaagattaaaaattatgtaatacaaaataatttataatttgtatatacattgtacgtatacatatgtacagacctatatatgtatacgtatatattGAAAATTGGTTACATGCAGAATATTATGAACCattctgaaataaaaactgaccaaAATAAGTGCTTTGCACCATTAAATTGATGTCACACATAAAATCATATGTTAAGGACAGTGCTATGGGACAGaatttaattttgtgtatttttttaataaagcagaagcatAAATATAAGCATCAATAGCTGAAAGAATGTTCATGCCTTTTACACATTAATTTATCAATTTATCATGAAAGAGTAATTGAGATACTAGTCAAACTTTGAATATAAttataagaaaacataggagtaaaATCTTTAATGCCCTGACATAAATGATATTTTCTTAGCTATGACACCAGAGACAaaagtgacaaaagaaaaaaaaaatcaataaatcacAGACTCTTcagattaaaaacttttgtgctcCAGAGTACCatcaaaaaaaggaaacaacaacaaacataaaagaatgggagaaaacagtcTCAAAAATACATCACAAACTCTTACAGATCAACAGCAAGGTAAATaacctaaattttaaaagtaggcaggggggaattccctggtggtccagtggttaaggctccacactttcactgctatGGGCTCAGGTGGCAAGGGTAAAAACATcgacaaaggatctgaatagatatttcttcaaagaagatatacatgtGGCctacaagtacatgaaaagatgctcaacatgactggtcactagggaaatgcaagtgAAAACCACAAGATACCACTTCTTAATGAGTAGGAtagttataatttaaaaaaccagTGTTGGCAAGTATATGGAAAAACTGGAACTTTGatacactgttggcgggaataTAAAACGGTACAATCACTTCGGAATACAGTGTGGCATTTCTTCATAAACAGAGataacaattccactcctagaccTGAGATgactgaaaacatatgtccacatgaaacttgtacacaaatgttcagagCAGTATTATTTGTGATAAGCAAGATGTGGAAATGACCCAAAGGTCTCTCTACTGAGAAGTGAATAAACTAAATGTAGCATATCCATACAATGCAAcactatttggcaataaaaaaggaatgaagaactgTTAAAAGCTACATGaatgaaatttgaaaatactGTGTTGAGTTAAAGAAGTCAAACacaaaatgattccatttatatggaatgttcaaaatagacaaatccatagaAGTAAAAAGTAGACTGCAGTTGTGCAGGGTTTTGAGGAGGGGGAAATGGAGAGTGGACAGTGATTACTAGCATGGGGTTTctttttagggtgatgaaaaaagaaatattttggaattaatgtgctgatggttgtataactctgtgaatacactaaaaaattatgaattgtatattttaaaggaGTAAATTTTATGGtaggttaattttattttaataaaactttattttttttaataaaactttaattaaaaaataaagctgttatttttcttaaaaatttaaacacaagGATAGTCACATATTTTTTTATAGTGGGAGACTTAAGACATAATCAAATCACCAACAAccaggtgtatatatataaattatggcTCATCATTGTAACAAAATAATATACAGATATATTCAAGTATTTTAAGATAaagttaaaatactttttaaaatatatgcacaatTATGTATAAATCTATGGACAGAAAGTGCCAAAATGAAATTCAACAGAAATGTTAATAGCAGTAATACTTCTGCTATTACTTCTGGGTAATGAAATTATGGGTGATTTTcaagtttttataaatatataatataaaacactACAGGGCAATGGAAATCACAATTTAACAACTATAAAGATCTTTaaacataattattaaataaCAAGTAGGATGTGATGTGGTATTAAGTAACACTTGGCAAAGTGAATTAATTTGTCAGATTTTGGTTGATCAGAATTCACATTCCTGACCCTTCAAGATTATAGCTGTGGTTCTCTTAAGTAAACCCATCTTATGAAAAGTctgaatttaaaagagaaaaagtatttttgaatGTGTAAGGATGTGTGAACAACATTAAAAAGGAATCTTCCAAATGAAACATATCTAAAATATCCTTCTGCTAACAAAGACCGCTTACCCTTTTTTGATGGAGTTCAGAAACTGTTGACTTGCACCATCAGAGTAACTTCTGAAGTCATCATTGACAGTGAATCCATTTTTCCATAATTTTATACTTACATCTACCTGCAAAGCAGTAAGAAACAAAATGTATAATGTTAATCAATAAAATGTACTAGTAGATTAAAAATCCTTTGAAAATTtctatcaatatatattttatgtatcaatcttttctttaaaattgggatagaattgacatataacattgtattagtctTACAAGTACAACATAGTGACTTGATGTAcgtatatactgcaaaatgattacaGAATGAGTATAATTAACACCCATTACacagttaaaaaattttaaatataccattCTTAAGAGCTAGcttcaaatataaaatatcaaaaattatAATGTTCATGTATAATCTAGTTcataatgaataatattttaaagtaagtcATTAATCATTTTCTTTAGGAGAACTCATTTGGAAGAATATCCTGTGCTCTATCTCAGAGGGCACTAATGCTGTCTCGTCAGAACAGACTTCTCAACAGCTAGAGAAATCTGAAACGACTTGAACATTGGACtttgaacattaaaaataaaaatgggggaaaaacaACTAAGAGTAATTAATAGCTATTCCTTCAAATGTAATCTATCAGCTtggacttcctgggtggctcagtgataaagaatctgactgccaacgCAAGAGAGACGGATTgatccctgattcgggaagatcccacatgctgtggaataACTAaggctgtgcaccacaactattgagcccgtgctctagaactggggagccgcaactaccgaagcctgcatgccctagagccagtgcttcacaagagaagccactgcaatgagaagcctgtgcgccgcACCTAGACAGTACcccttgctcaccacaactagagaaaggtcTGCGCGGcattgaagacccagcacaggcaaaaataaataaataagtaaaattattaaaaaaaaaaaaaaaaaacacaataatttgcttaaaaaaagaaCTGTCAGTGTTACTGTTAGAAATATTTAATCTctcaacatcttctggatcatctcACTTCCTTGAAGTGTCAGactctctttatatattttgaggaAATGTCTGCCGAATAGCCAAGACTGAAAAATCAGTTGTCTGTAAAGCATCCTTTCCAGTAAAAACAGTACACCATGAAAAAGCAGACTGTTCAGCTTGCATCTCAAGCAACTGTACTTTTCCTTAACATACTTCTGTATATTGCAGAAGAGtttcacatatgtgtgtgtgtgtgttagtctctcagtcgtgttcaactctttgctacccatggactgtagcctgccagtctcctttgtccatggaattctccaggcaagaattctagggtgggttgccatttccttcttcagggaatgaacctgggtctcctgcattgcaggcagattttttactgtctgagccaccagggaagcctcattttatgtatatacttcatattttattatacagAAAGTTAGTAAGATAGGTTATTGATGGGTTAGGATTTAATGGAATCTCTAAGTTTCACTGCTCTATCAAGgacattcttaattttttttttttttttttggacattcTTAATTGAAACCAATGTTTTTCACCCCCTGCAAATGCAAAGAAAAGAGTAGAGTAATTACTGGTATGATGTGGTGCTGTGTGGTGCCACAGCCTCAGTTCCTCCTGAGGTGCCAGTTTTGTTGACCATTGCTTTTGCAATATCAGTGCAAACTCAATACACTGAAAAAAGTAAATAGTATCTTACTATTAGTAcaaaagctgagcgcagaagaatggatacttttgaactgtggtgttggagaagactcttgagagtcccttggactgcaaagaggtccaaccagtccatcctaaaggagctcagtcctgggtgttcattggaaggactgatgctaaagctgaaactccaatactttggccacctcatgcgaagagctgactcattggaaaagaccctgatgctgggagggattgggggcaggaggagaaggggatgacagaggatgagatggctggatggcatcactgactcgatggacatgagtttgagtgaactccaggagttggtgatggacagggaggcctggattgctgcgattcacggggtcgcaaagagttggacacaactgaactgaactgattagtacGAAAACAATTTTGACCTCTAAAGGTCCATATTTGAGAAATATCAGGAGAGAAAAGATTTATGGACTCTTACCTGTTTCTTTTGTTCAGTGGGAGACAAACACTTGGCACCAACCTTCTGAGCTTCCTCAAAAAGGCTGTCGACAAAATATTCACAATTTTTTTGTTGACTATCACTAAGAGGTTGGTGGTCAGATCCTGTTTCACAAACCCTacacacaaacagacacaaaaaGAAGAAGCATTACTGACCACTAATTCTCTAAAAGTTTACATAAATTGCTCTGGTTAAGGGATATAACACTGAGACTCTACCTCCATGTCTGCAGTCAGAGATCCTATTTCAAATTAAGATAGTAGATATATACCCTTGGGAAAAAGGCATTAACCCTTTTGGTCCAGAGCAGAGCTTTCTCAACTTCAGTCCATTGACACTTGGGGagagataattctttgttgagCTGGCTGGCCCATCCATTGTAGGAGGTTCAGCAGTGTCTGTGAGCAGTAGCGAGCACATCCCTCTACATTccagttttataataaaaaacacCTTCAGACAATGCCAGAGGACCCCTGGGGGTGGGATGGGTACATCTTGCCATGTGGAAAAACCACGGGtccaaagtgaaaaaaatatatgttctttttaaagGTCTCAAAATGGCTTTAACAGGAGTTACTGTGTATTTTTGGTAACAGAGAGCACTCTTGAAATGAAAGGTGATAATGTGTGAAGAACAGTCATAATCATAGCTTTGCCCCTTTGTGCACTTCAGAATAAAATTTCCCACTCAAGACTTTCATTTGTAGTGGTTTAATACTCtactgggtttttttctttcttagtaaattgagatataactgacatataacattattttaGGTTCAGAAATATAGCGTAATGATTCAATGTTTGTATATTCTGCAGAATGATCATCACAGCAAGTCTTAATTcatagttaacatccatcactatGCACAGCAACAGAAtttttctccttgtgatgagaacttttaagatttactcttagTAAATATGCAATACATTATGATTAACTACAGTTGCCATAATGCACGTGACATCCCATGACTTACGAATATTTATAACTGGAAGGCTGtgccttttgaccaccttcctcCATCCTTTTCTGCCCACCCCAACTACCATTTGTCTGTGTATGCATCTGTGTTTATATTTTGTCATATAAGAAATATCACCTAAGATTTTGTTTGACAAAAACTTCTAAAGCACATAGAAAATTTATAAATGTACTGAGATATAACTTCTCAGGTTTCATAAATAATAACACTTTTACAGCTCTTACACTGTGTAGGATCTACAAGGCAGCTACTCTTATCtgcattttacagacaaggaaatgaGTCATGAAGAGGTTAACATGTTAAGAGATTAAGTTACATGTTAGAcgttacacagctagtaagtggcagaaacAGAATTCGAACTctgttaatctatcttccaagtCTATGCTCCTAGCCATGATGCATTATAAAGCCTCTgttaatagctaatatttattaagcatttatcaATAAATGATAGGAACTATTCTAAGTACTTTACACATGTTATCTCATTCAATCTTCATGTTGACCTAAAAGGCACATATTGATTTTATCCTCACCTAATAGATAAAGAAAAAGCTTAAGCAATTTGCCCACAATGACAAAGCCATTGGAGGCAGCTACTGGAGGCAGCTATTGGAGGCAGAGCTGGAAACTGAACTCAGGCCTCTAATGTCCCTGCTCTTAATCACTGTGCTAGATTGTCTCTTACGGGCAATGTTTCAATTTAGGTATATTCTTTTAGGAATTACTCTTCTAGGTAATTCTCTTTATAAATACTCTTAAGACAATCTATATGATGTCTTAGTATCACTACCTATCTAACAGGGTTGTTGTCAAGATTAAATGTGATGCACTTAGAGGCTTATTTACACCTGGTATATAGTACTGTGCATACTAGTACACATGTTGGCACACAGTAAGCTCTCAAATATTAGACAATAATATCTTTTCAACCactttatgctttttggtattgtTCCTTCTGTTCAGAAAGCAGTGTATAGTTAATTACTAGGTACAAAGCAAATAAACCTGAGCATCCAGTGTAGCTGAAGTTTTACAAGTCCTTTAACCTAAGTCATCCAAACATTTATTGACTACCTACTATGCTGGGTGGGCAAGACACACAGATGAATAACAAACAGTTTAggcttttttattgttgtttgtgtgtgtgtgtgtgtgttttttctttttttggccataacacatggcttataggatcttagttcacaGATCTGAAACTGAATTCAGACTGAACCTGGTCCTTTGGCAGTGAgagcagagtcctaatcactgcaATGCCATGGAATTCCCTAATCTAGGCTTTTAAGAGGTTCAGAGTACAATGTGTTGGAGATGCACACCTAAAAATTAGATTAAATTAGAGCAAATGGATCAATTCCTTGAAAAGCACAATCTACCAAAACTCACATGAGGGGGAATAGAGAATATGAATAGGCTTACATG
Proteins encoded in this region:
- the UBXN2A gene encoding UBX domain-containing protein 2A isoform X1, with the translated sequence MKEVDNLESIKEEWVCETGSDHQPLSDSQQKNCEYFVDSLFEEAQKVGAKCLSPTEQKKQVDVSIKLWKNGFTVNDDFRSYSDGASQQFLNSIKKGELPLELQGVFDKEEVDVKVEDKKNEVCMSTKPVFQPFSGQGHRLGSATPKIVSKAKNIEVENKNKLSAVPLNNLEPITNIQIWLANGKRIVQKFNISHRISHIKDFIEKYQGSQRSPPFSLATALPFLKLLDETLTLEEADLQNAVIIQRLKKTAEPFKELS